TCGTGCTGGTGCACTCGATGGGCATCGAGCCGGCGGAACTCCAATCCATCCCCCTGGGCAGCGGCATCATCGGCCAGACGGCCCTCACCGGGCAGCTCTTCGTCGCGAGCGAGGGCAAGGGCCCTCCCGCCGGGAGCGGGCCGGCGCTCACCGCCTGCGTCCCGCTGCGTATCGGCAGCCGCGTCTGGGGTGTCATCGCCATCTTCGGCATGCTGCCGCACAAGCCCACGCTGGGAGACTCGGACCTGGAGCTCTTCGCACTGCTCGAAAAACAAGCCGGCCTGGTGCTGGCCGCTTCCGAGACGGATTCCGATGGACATCGATCGTGACGAGCTGCTGAAGGTCTTCATCCTCGAGTGCGATGAGGTCTTCGCCCTCATGGAGGAGCAGCTCGTCGGCCTGGAGCAACAGCCGGATCCCGAGCGGCTGCGGACCATCTTCCGCGCGGCCCATACCCTCAAGGGCAACGCCACGTGCGTGGAGCTTCCCGCCTTCGTGGAGTTCACCCACGAGCTGGAGGACCTGCTCGAGCGCCTGCACACGGGGGAGCTCGCCGTGTCGCACGAGCTGGTGTCCCTGCTGCTGTCGGCCGTGGATGCGATGCGGGAGCTGCGGGGTCAGCTCGCGATGGGACAGGTCGAGCTGACGGCCCAGCATCGCGCCGTGATGGCGCTCATGACCCGCTGGGCCCGCAAGGAGCTCACGGCCCCGGCTCCGGCCGCCAGCGCGACGGAGACCCCTCCCCCTCCTCCCTCCGAGCCGCCCGGGCGCAAGCCCCTGGCCGAGGAGGAGCGGGCGCGCAACCTCCGGGTGGGCATCAACAAGCTGGACCGGATGGTGGATCTCATCGGCGAGCTGTCCATCGCCCAGGGGAAGTTGACCGCCATGCTCGAGGGCGATCGGCCGCGCGAGCAACTCGTCGAGGCGAGCCGCGACGGCGAGCGCCTGCTGCGCGAGTTGCAGGAGCTGGTGATGAACGTGCGGATGGTGCCGCTCGGCCCCACGTTCCGCCAGTTCGTGAGGACCGCGCGGGACCTGGCCGCGTCGCGGGGCAAGCTCGTCGAGCTCGTCTTCGAGGGCGAGGACGTGGAGATGGACACCGCGCTGGTGGAGAACGTGCGGGATCCGCTGCTGCACATGATTCGCAACGCCATCGACCACGGCATCGAGACCCCGGACATCCGCCGGGTACGGGGCAAGCCGGAGCTGTCCCAGCTCAAGCTGCGCGCCGCCCATGACGCGGGCGGCATCCTGCTCGAGGTCATCGACGACGGTGCGGGCCTGAACAAGGAGCGGATCATCGAGCGCGCCCGCGAGCTGGGACTCGCACGCGAGCCCGAGTCCCTGCCGGAAGCAGAGCTGTTCTCGTTCATCTTCGAGCCGGGCTTCTCCACCGCGCGGGAGCTCACCGCCACGTCGGGCCGGGGCGTGGGCATGGATGTGGTGCGCCACAACGTGGAGGCCCTGCGGGGCAAGGTCAGCGTCCAGAGCCGGGAGGGACACGGGGTCACCATCTCCCTCCGGCTCCCGCTCACGTTCGCCATCATCGACGGTTTCCTGGTGGGCGTCGGCGAGGAGACGTACGTCGTGCCGCTCGAGGCCGTGCACGAGTGCATCGAGTTGCCCGAGAGCGCGCGGGCACGGACCGGAGAGCGTGATGGGGTGCTGAACCTGCGGGGCGAGCCCATTCCCTATCTCCGGCTGCGCCACCTCTTCAGCCCCGACACCCAGGCGCCGGCCCGCGAGAGCATGGTCATCGTCCAGCACCCGCAGGGCAAGGTGGGCCTGGTCGTGGATACGCTCCACGGGGAGCGCCAGACGGTCATCAAGCCCCTGGGCACGCTGTTCAGGGAGCTTCCGTGCATCTCGGGCGCGAGCATCCTGGGCAACGGGCGGATCGCGTTGATTCTCGATGACGCCGCGCTCCTGCGCGAGGCCACCCGGTCGAGGCGCTCCGCGGCGTCGTGAGCGCTCCGGCCGCACGCCTCGGCCGAAGAGAAGGAAGAGGAGGAAGGGCTCGCTGACAGGAGCCCGGCCGGATTCCCATCTTTTCCGGTGGGACGGCTGGGAGCAGCCGGCCGCCCCTGTTCCCTCAGCGCGCGGAGGAGCGAGTGATGGCACAGCGAATGGATGTTCGGGTGGGCATGGTGGTGAAGAGCAGGGATGGGCACCAGGTGGGAAGGATCATCGGCGTGGTGGAGGACGCCTTCATCGTGGAGAAGGGCGTGTTCTATGCCAGGGACTACCGGGTCCCCTTCCGCGCCGTGGACAGGCTCGAGGGCGATGACATCCGCCTCTCCCTGGACAAGGACCAGTTGCACAAGGCGACCCTGGGCGAGGTGCTGGAGGCGTCCAGCGGGAGCGGGTTGAACCTCGGGCCGGAGGCGTTGCGCGAGGTCCGCATGGACAGCGCCAAGTTCCAGGACCACGAGCCCTACGACGTGCGCTCCGAGGGAGAGAAGGACGAGGAGGCGGCGCACCACCCTTAGGCCAGGCGCATCGCCGCCTGCCAGGCGCGGGATGGAAGGGCCGCCAGCATGCCCGACACGGACCCCGAGTCCTACCCGCCGGGCCTCGGTGGCGCGTGCGCGGGGTGTCCGCGTAACCTCACGGTGCCGTGACTCCTGGCGGATGAGACCGGCGGACGCGAGGGTGCGACTTGGCTCCTGTGCTGCGGGTGCTCGTGGTGGATGACTCGGCGGTGGTGCGCCAGGGCATGCTGATGCTGCTCAAGCACGTGCCGGACATGCTGGCCGAGGTGGCGTCGGATCCCCTCATCGCCCGGCAGAAGATGATGAGTCACCGGCCGGACGTCATCCTGTTGGACCTGGAGCTGCCGCGCATGGACGGGCTGACGTTCCTGCGCGAGCTGATGCGGGAGGAAGCACCGGTGCCGGTGGTGGTGTGCTCGGGGCTGGCGGGACCGGGCACGGAGCTGGCGGTGCGCGCGCTGGAGGAGGGCGCGGTGGAGATCATCTCCAAGCCCCCGCTGGGCGTGGGGGAGTTCCTGCGCGAGTCCCGGATGCGGTTCGTGCAGTCCCTGCGCGACGCGGCGAAGGTACGTCCCCGGCTGGAACGCTACACCCCTCCGGCCCGGGTGGAGCCGGAGCCAGCGGAGCGGCCCATGGCCTCCCTGCTCACGGTGACGACGGACAAGGTGGTGGCGGTGGGGGCCTCCACGGGGGGCACCGATGCGCTGCGCAAACTGCTGCAACCCATGCCTCCGGACTGCCCGGGAATCGTCATCGTGCAGCACATGCCGGAGCAGTTCACGTTGGCCTTCGCCCGGCGGCTCAACGAGCTGTGCCGCATCGAGGTGAAGGAGGCGGAACAGGGGGACCGGGTGCTGCAGGGCCGAGCGCTCATCGCGCCGGGCAACCGGCACCTGCGGGTGCGGCGCACCGGGGGCCACTACCAGGTGGAGGTGTTGGACGGAAAGCGGGTGTCGGGACACAAGCCGAGCGTGGACGTGCTGTTCCACTCGGTGGCGCGCGCGGCGGGGGCGAACGCGGTGGGCGTGCTGCTCACGGGGATGGGCGAGGACGGGGCGGACGGGCTGCTGACGATGAAGCAGGCCGGTGCGGCGACGATCGCCCAGGACGAGGCGAGCAGTGTGGTGTTCGGCATGCCGCGCGCGGCCATCGAGCGAGGAGCGGTGGACCAGGTGCTCCCGCTCGCGGCCATCAACGAGGCCATCCGGCGCCGCGCCCGCCAGGGCTGAACGGGACAGGGGTGCCCCGCGACTACCGCCCATTGGGAGGGATTGCGCCCGCTCACCCCGTGGGGATGCGGACGACGAAGGTGTAGTCCACGTCGATGGGCTTGCCCTGCACGGTGGCGGGGGTGACGCGCCAGGTGGACAGGGCCTCGAGCAGTTCCTGATTCATGTACGGCAGGCCATTGAGCAGTCGGCAATTCGTCACCCGTCCCTCGCGCGTCGCCACACAGCGCACCAGCGCGGTGCCCCGTACGCGCTCGGCCTGGGCCTCCGGGGTGAGCCGAGGCTCCCGCCCACTCACCCGCTGGGGCCGCGTCATCAGCGAGGGATTGAAGGCCACGGGCTCACCCGACTCGAGCGACCTGCCATCCATCTGGGGCCGCCTCGGCTCGGACGCCCTCGCCGCCTTCTCCTCGGGCGCGGGCCGGGCCGTGCGCTTGGAAACCTTGGGGCGCCCGGCCTTCACCCCGGGCTCCGGGGCCGGCCGGGGCTCGGGCGCCGGAGCAGGCTCGGCGATGGGCTCGGGCGCGGGAGTCACCGGAGCGGTGGTCGCCCGGGAGGCCGTGGCACACCCGGTCCCCCCGAGGGAGACCACCGCGGCCAGCAGGCAGAAGAGGGCAAATCGAGGCTTCACGAGAAAAAGCGAGCCAGTCATGCCGTAATTTTACACCAAAACAGGCGCTGTGCGATCACCCCTCCATGGGCCGGAGGGTTCCGGCGCTCTGGCGTTCGAAACGCCACAGGAGCGCGAGTCCCACACAGGTGAGACCCGCGCACAAGCCC
This window of the Cystobacter ferrugineus genome carries:
- a CDS encoding GAF domain-containing protein, with the translated sequence MSQDPPSKPDTPTPEALQGTEERLGELRAENAALRTQLDALHQERARLEARLSEADARVTNLVGLCAASHRLHETFERRALLDILRDIINNIVGSEELGIFELDEQRSTLVLVHSMGIEPAELQSIPLGSGIIGQTALTGQLFVASEGKGPPAGSGPALTACVPLRIGSRVWGVIAIFGMLPHKPTLGDSDLELFALLEKQAGLVLAASETDSDGHRS
- a CDS encoding protein-glutamate methylesterase/protein-glutamine glutaminase; translation: MAPVLRVLVVDDSAVVRQGMLMLLKHVPDMLAEVASDPLIARQKMMSHRPDVILLDLELPRMDGLTFLRELMREEAPVPVVVCSGLAGPGTELAVRALEEGAVEIISKPPLGVGEFLRESRMRFVQSLRDAAKVRPRLERYTPPARVEPEPAERPMASLLTVTTDKVVAVGASTGGTDALRKLLQPMPPDCPGIVIVQHMPEQFTLAFARRLNELCRIEVKEAEQGDRVLQGRALIAPGNRHLRVRRTGGHYQVEVLDGKRVSGHKPSVDVLFHSVARAAGANAVGVLLTGMGEDGADGLLTMKQAGAATIAQDEASSVVFGMPRAAIERGAVDQVLPLAAINEAIRRRARQG
- a CDS encoding energy transducer TonB, with translation MTGSLFLVKPRFALFCLLAAVVSLGGTGCATASRATTAPVTPAPEPIAEPAPAPEPRPAPEPGVKAGRPKVSKRTARPAPEEKAARASEPRRPQMDGRSLESGEPVAFNPSLMTRPQRVSGREPRLTPEAQAERVRGTALVRCVATREGRVTNCRLLNGLPYMNQELLEALSTWRVTPATVQGKPIDVDYTFVVRIPTG
- a CDS encoding chemotaxis protein CheA, with the protein product MDIDRDELLKVFILECDEVFALMEEQLVGLEQQPDPERLRTIFRAAHTLKGNATCVELPAFVEFTHELEDLLERLHTGELAVSHELVSLLLSAVDAMRELRGQLAMGQVELTAQHRAVMALMTRWARKELTAPAPAASATETPPPPPSEPPGRKPLAEEERARNLRVGINKLDRMVDLIGELSIAQGKLTAMLEGDRPREQLVEASRDGERLLRELQELVMNVRMVPLGPTFRQFVRTARDLAASRGKLVELVFEGEDVEMDTALVENVRDPLLHMIRNAIDHGIETPDIRRVRGKPELSQLKLRAAHDAGGILLEVIDDGAGLNKERIIERARELGLAREPESLPEAELFSFIFEPGFSTARELTATSGRGVGMDVVRHNVEALRGKVSVQSREGHGVTISLRLPLTFAIIDGFLVGVGEETYVVPLEAVHECIELPESARARTGERDGVLNLRGEPIPYLRLRHLFSPDTQAPARESMVIVQHPQGKVGLVVDTLHGERQTVIKPLGTLFRELPCISGASILGNGRIALILDDAALLREATRSRRSAAS